The Candidatus Zixiibacteriota bacterium DNA window CGAGTTCGTTCGGTTTGACAACGTCAAACAACGCCAGCACGTCCTCGATACAATCGGGCTTCTCATGATAGATGCGGCCCTCGGAGTCGACCCCGCGTAACAGTCCCTGCGGGTCGCAGAAAAAGAGACCATCAAAATTGAGGCGGATTTCGCGGATCAGGTCGAACGACACTTCCTTGAGGATCGGTCCGATCAGCACGGCGTCGGAAGCGGCGTACAACGACGGGTCGATGTCGCCGATAGGCGCGGCTTTGCCCAGGAGATCCAGCGTGCGGTTGCCATAGTTGTCGTAGTACACCAGCGAGAAGCCGCCGGTTTGTTCCGAGGGAGTGACATGGTGCGCGATGCCGAAGCGTTCGAGATCGGCCAGAAAGCGCGAGCGGAAGTCATCGCCGACCGAGCCGATGAGGCGCGTCCGAGCGCCCATTTTGGAGAGCGCGAGGACCGCGTTGGTGGAGCATCCCGACAACACGCGACCATCGGTCTCGATTCTCTGGGTCTTGATGTAGTCGTAGACGGGGTTGCCGATAGCAGTGATCACGATAAAGTCTCGTTGTTAGGGATAGTTCTGTTGTATGGAGCGGTCGGGCGATTCCGCCTGACCGTATCCGAAGAAAGAAGGGTACGTCCGAAGGCAGACGTACCCTGGTGCTTGATCTGCACATGATCGGTATCTATGACGGCCACTATTGGACATGTTGTGATGCCAGTGTCTTCTACACACTCTTGCGGTTGCCGAGGACTCTTTTGGTGTAGACCAGTCGCTGAATGGCGGTGATGAACGAGGTGACGCCGACCAC harbors:
- a CDS encoding PfkB family carbohydrate kinase, with protein sequence MITAIGNPVYDYIKTQRIETDGRVLSGCSTNAVLALSKMGARTRLIGSVGDDFRSRFLADLERFGIAHHVTPSEQTGGFSLVYYDNYGNRTLDLLGKAAPIGDIDPSLYAASDAVLIGPILKEVSFDLIREIRLNFDGLFFCDPQGLLRGVDSEGRIYHEKPDCIEDVLALFDVVKPNELEGKVLTGIDCRKDPYEAARIIKSWGPKIVVVTLAELGSVIFDGKTFIDIPPYEIDLVDATGAGDTYMAGFTFEYLRTGGDVRRAGCFASCTSSIMIEHVGPDFPMTESAIRTRQATLLDMIDFKVSVTVNA